A portion of the Deltaproteobacteria bacterium genome contains these proteins:
- a CDS encoding glycerate kinase, which produces MSFPLSIRNQLQALFSAAVAAVDPRVLISRIIQKEPSGLLVHRPGSDSSQLHFPVHRRILIVGAGKGAGFLAQGLEQLLVEQEITGVVVVPVGQQVDLHHVTVVHGEHPIPGPGSVQGAAAIFDLLAQKRPDDLICFCLTGGASSLLVSPVDGISLADKVAVNQLLLACGADIHEVNSVRKHLSRIKGGGLARAAFPNHIVGFILSDVLDDDVSTIGSGPTAPDPSTFAEVWAIVNRYALLHQLPPSVRSYLSSGKNGFQKETPKPGDAVFSHVHNILVGSNRLALEAAASRAQTLGFVTHLIATSLSGDTTETARVFAATLRLLHRTSQSPLCVLAGGETTVHLTGTGKGGRNQEFALVVADELRGERGWALLSAGTDGIDGPTDAAGAFVDGNSLNRARQYGLDSSQFLKQNDSYTFFSTLGDLFVPGPTGTNVMDIKIALLWPSTFTAHTAS; this is translated from the coding sequence ATGTCCTTCCCTCTATCAATACGAAACCAGCTACAAGCATTGTTTTCTGCGGCAGTGGCAGCCGTTGACCCGCGTGTTCTCATAAGTCGTATAATACAGAAAGAGCCCAGCGGTTTACTTGTCCACCGCCCTGGAAGTGATTCTTCCCAATTACACTTTCCAGTTCACCGGCGAATCCTCATCGTTGGCGCTGGCAAAGGTGCTGGTTTTCTCGCCCAAGGGCTTGAGCAACTTCTTGTGGAACAGGAAATCACAGGAGTTGTCGTTGTCCCTGTTGGCCAACAAGTCGATCTTCACCATGTCACAGTGGTGCATGGCGAGCATCCGATTCCAGGACCAGGCAGTGTGCAAGGGGCAGCAGCGATCTTCGATCTTCTTGCACAGAAAAGACCGGATGACTTGATCTGTTTCTGCTTGACCGGTGGCGCATCAAGTTTGCTCGTCAGTCCGGTCGATGGCATCTCACTTGCCGATAAAGTCGCGGTCAATCAACTCCTGCTCGCCTGCGGCGCTGATATCCATGAGGTCAACAGTGTCCGAAAACATCTCTCTCGTATCAAAGGTGGCGGACTTGCGCGTGCCGCGTTTCCCAATCACATAGTGGGTTTTATTCTCTCCGATGTCCTTGATGATGATGTAAGTACGATCGGGTCAGGACCAACTGCGCCCGACCCAAGTACGTTTGCCGAGGTATGGGCGATCGTCAACCGCTACGCCCTTCTTCATCAACTGCCACCGTCAGTCCGCTCTTATCTGTCCAGCGGGAAGAATGGCTTCCAGAAAGAGACTCCCAAACCCGGAGATGCAGTTTTTTCTCATGTCCATAACATCCTTGTCGGCTCCAATCGCTTAGCCCTTGAAGCAGCTGCCAGTAGGGCGCAAACACTCGGTTTTGTTACACACCTGATCGCGACCTCCCTATCCGGGGATACGACCGAAACCGCGCGAGTTTTTGCCGCTACTCTTCGTTTGTTACACAGGACGAGCCAATCTCCGCTCTGTGTGCTTGCTGGAGGAGAAACAACGGTCCACCTCACTGGGACAGGTAAAGGCGGGCGTAACCAAGAATTCGCACTTGTTGTCGCTGACGAATTACGGGGAGAGCGTGGTTGGGCATTATTAAGTGCAGGCACCGATGGTATTGACGGACCAACCGATGCTGCAGGTGCATTTGTTGATGGCAACAGCCTGAACAGAGCACGCCAGTACGGGCTCGATTCTTCGCAGTTTCTTAAACAAAATGATAGTTACACATTCTTTTCCACGCTCGGGGATCTTTTTGTACCTGGCCCCACTGGGACAAACGTAATGGACATCAAAATAGCTCTTCTCTGGCCTTCGACGTTCACCGCTCACACAGCCTCTTGA
- a CDS encoding TraR/DksA family transcriptional regulator, giving the protein MRKTFLKKTREALVARREQILKQLNEEVKEGRESALDEGMDTYDLASEERSREINLILSDRDRDKLQAIEDALERIEDGSYGICESCEEEIAPERLEALPFTRLCVSCQSDMEREAKQHRRPDDDRGHRRTNLSDFDEDNF; this is encoded by the coding sequence ATGAGAAAAACCTTCTTGAAAAAGACTCGTGAGGCCCTTGTTGCACGGAGGGAACAGATTCTTAAACAACTCAACGAGGAAGTGAAAGAAGGCAGAGAATCCGCTCTTGATGAAGGAATGGACACTTACGACCTCGCCAGCGAAGAGCGGAGCCGTGAGATTAATCTTATCCTTAGTGATCGTGACCGCGATAAGCTGCAAGCCATTGAGGATGCACTGGAACGCATTGAAGACGGCTCTTATGGCATCTGTGAGTCCTGTGAGGAGGAAATTGCTCCCGAACGGCTTGAAGCATTGCCATTCACTCGTCTGTGTGTTTCTTGTCAAAGTGATATGGAGAGAGAGGCGAAACAGCACCGCCGCCCGGACGATGACCGTGGCCATCGCCGAACGAACTTATCAGACTTTGATGAAGACAATTTCTAG
- the rimO gene encoding 30S ribosomal protein S12 methylthiotransferase RimO codes for MEQSVYMVNLGCPKNLVDGEVMLGLLAREGYTLTLDPEQAGVLMVNTCSFINEAKEESINTILELAQHKEQAPSKRLIVTGCLAQRYSQELRESLPEVDVFVGTGEFLRITEILQQKRSQLDGPVSYVGAAHVLHDHTTPRIATTAFYTTYLKIAEGCNHKCAFCIIPKIRGLQESRPIDSLVTEAETLAAQGVKELNLIAQDLTAYGRERRDGTTLLALLRALSRIDGIAWIRLLYCYPNYLDEPLLRFIAEEAKVCSYLDMPLQHISDRMLRAMRREKGGDGIRRLLERIRTYIPGVVLRTSFIVGFPGEQEEDFQQLLDFVGEAQIDHVGVFRYSQEEGTAAGTLPNQVPEEVKQERWHRLMKQQTQIVRRKNLALVGSEQEVLVCGYDERGRLWGRIRGQAPEIDGIVAMEQAQGEVGEILPMRISAVSGYDLRAKPLIEKAKESHQEIDLVHLPL; via the coding sequence ATGGAACAATCAGTGTACATGGTCAACCTCGGTTGTCCCAAGAACTTGGTCGATGGCGAGGTTATGCTTGGACTTTTGGCGCGCGAAGGATATACGCTCACACTCGATCCTGAACAGGCTGGCGTATTGATGGTGAATACATGCAGTTTTATCAATGAAGCGAAAGAGGAATCGATCAACACCATCCTCGAACTAGCGCAACATAAGGAGCAAGCACCAAGCAAACGGCTAATTGTCACAGGCTGTTTAGCACAACGCTATAGCCAGGAATTACGCGAGTCTCTCCCCGAAGTCGATGTCTTCGTTGGGACTGGCGAGTTTCTGCGAATTACCGAGATTTTGCAGCAAAAACGATCGCAGCTTGATGGGCCGGTGAGCTACGTTGGCGCCGCCCACGTTCTCCACGATCATACAACTCCACGCATCGCGACGACAGCGTTCTATACAACGTATCTCAAGATCGCTGAAGGTTGTAATCATAAGTGCGCGTTTTGCATCATCCCCAAGATTCGTGGCCTACAGGAGAGTCGTCCGATTGACTCGTTAGTGACCGAAGCGGAAACGCTGGCTGCACAGGGGGTAAAAGAACTCAATCTGATTGCACAGGATCTGACCGCGTATGGACGCGAACGACGAGATGGAACAACGCTACTCGCGTTATTGCGAGCGTTGAGCCGCATCGATGGAATTGCCTGGATCCGTCTCTTGTACTGCTATCCCAATTATCTTGATGAACCGCTACTACGTTTTATCGCTGAGGAAGCGAAAGTGTGTTCGTATCTGGATATGCCACTCCAACATATCAGCGATCGTATGTTGCGCGCGATGCGTCGAGAAAAAGGAGGAGATGGTATCCGGCGGTTACTTGAGCGTATTCGTACCTATATTCCTGGTGTCGTTTTACGGACCTCGTTCATTGTCGGATTTCCTGGTGAGCAAGAGGAAGATTTTCAACAACTGCTTGATTTCGTGGGCGAAGCGCAAATCGACCATGTCGGCGTATTTCGCTATTCACAAGAAGAGGGAACAGCAGCGGGAACATTACCCAATCAAGTCCCAGAAGAGGTCAAACAGGAACGCTGGCACCGCTTGATGAAACAACAGACCCAGATCGTTCGACGAAAAAACCTCGCCCTGGTTGGGAGCGAGCAAGAAGTTCTCGTCTGTGGCTATGACGAGCGTGGTCGGCTCTGGGGGCGGATCCGGGGGCAAGCACCGGAAATTGACGGGATTGTGGCCATGGAACAGGCGCAGGGTGAGGTGGGAGAGATTCTTCCCATGCGGATTTCCGCAGTGTCAGGGTATGACCTTCGGGCAAAACCGCTTATAGAAAAAGCAAAAGAATCTCACCAAGAGATTGACTTAGTGCATCTTCCCCTCTAG
- a CDS encoding PAC2 family protein encodes MSAMTIETIPQLTDPVLIVAFAGWNDAGNAATHAAQFLVQQLQARRFATLDPEEFYNFSELRPQVRLRDGLYREVIWPANEFSYSDAAVLPRGLVLGVGIEPHLKWKTYSAAILDLAKQCGVQMVLTLGALLADVSYSRPVRVAGFASDPALAARLQLTSSRYEGPTGIVGVFNDACRRSGIPSASFWANVPHYISAAPNPKAALALVKRVEAFLHFSMDTTELSTQSFTFETKVAQAVAENPQMAAYVRQLEAREQQEEGFEVEPALKANGGGNGHANGKDMEAELQRFLQQRKNKKDDE; translated from the coding sequence ATGAGCGCTATGACAATTGAAACAATTCCACAGTTAACTGATCCAGTGTTGATCGTTGCTTTCGCCGGTTGGAACGACGCTGGCAACGCCGCAACCCATGCTGCACAGTTTCTTGTACAACAGCTGCAAGCTCGTCGTTTTGCGACTCTCGATCCGGAAGAGTTTTACAACTTCAGCGAGTTGCGTCCCCAGGTACGGCTTCGGGATGGCCTATATCGTGAGGTTATCTGGCCAGCGAATGAGTTCTCATATAGTGATGCTGCAGTTCTTCCCCGTGGCCTCGTGCTAGGAGTTGGTATCGAACCACATCTCAAATGGAAAACCTATTCAGCAGCGATTCTTGACCTCGCCAAACAATGTGGAGTGCAAATGGTACTCACACTCGGCGCACTGCTAGCCGATGTTTCATATTCACGTCCGGTCCGTGTCGCCGGTTTTGCGAGCGACCCAGCTTTGGCCGCACGATTGCAACTGACCTCTTCGCGCTACGAAGGGCCAACTGGAATTGTCGGTGTCTTCAACGATGCGTGCCGTCGTTCAGGAATTCCCTCGGCTAGCTTTTGGGCCAATGTTCCGCATTACATTTCCGCCGCACCAAATCCGAAAGCCGCCCTTGCATTGGTCAAGAGGGTGGAAGCGTTTCTTCATTTCTCAATGGATACAACTGAACTCAGCACCCAGTCGTTTACCTTTGAGACAAAGGTTGCTCAGGCGGTGGCTGAGAACCCCCAGATGGCAGCCTACGTTCGCCAACTGGAAGCGCGAGAGCAACAGGAAGAAGGATTTGAGGTAGAGCCTGCACTAAAAGCAAACGGCGGCGGGAATGGGCATGCTAACGGGAAAGATATGGAAGCTGAGTTACAGCGCTTCTTACAACAACGCAAGAATAAGAAGGACGATGAGTGA
- a CDS encoding peptide chain release factor 2 — translation MTSGGVFDIAGKEARAAELETLTVAEDFWKDQEKAQTILKERSGLVATITQWKKYQRGLDDAAVFLEMAEAGDTEAEAEVEQQTTQLEKEVSQAELERMLGGEHDAGNAILSLHPGAGGLEAQGWADMLLRLYLRWTERKGYKTEIVDYQPGEGGGLKSATLTVEGPYAYGYLRAEAGIHRLVRISPFDANARRHTSFASVFVYPDLDDTVEVDIRPEDLRVDTYRSSGAGGQHVNKTDSAVRITHLPTGIVVACQNERSQHRNRAMAMKVLRAKLYEVELEKQKEKMEDLHKSKKDIAWGSQIRSYVLHPYRMVKDHRTGAEVGNTDAVLDGDIDTFIEAYLLHRIAA, via the coding sequence ATAACCTCGGGAGGCGTCTTTGACATCGCGGGAAAAGAAGCCCGTGCAGCAGAACTCGAGACACTCACCGTCGCAGAAGACTTCTGGAAAGATCAAGAAAAAGCGCAGACAATTCTCAAAGAGAGATCAGGGTTAGTCGCAACCATCACCCAATGGAAAAAATACCAGCGCGGGCTTGATGATGCAGCGGTGTTTCTCGAAATGGCTGAGGCTGGCGACACAGAAGCGGAAGCTGAAGTAGAACAGCAAACGACACAACTGGAGAAAGAGGTCAGCCAAGCCGAGCTCGAACGTATGCTTGGCGGAGAACACGACGCTGGCAACGCAATTCTGAGTCTCCATCCCGGTGCAGGCGGTTTAGAAGCACAGGGCTGGGCAGATATGCTCTTACGCCTGTATTTGCGCTGGACAGAGCGTAAAGGGTACAAAACAGAAATAGTCGACTATCAACCAGGTGAAGGCGGAGGACTCAAAAGTGCAACGTTAACTGTTGAGGGGCCTTATGCCTACGGGTACCTCCGAGCTGAGGCTGGGATTCATCGCCTCGTTCGCATCTCACCATTTGACGCCAACGCTCGCAGACATACTTCTTTTGCCTCGGTGTTTGTCTATCCAGATCTTGACGACACCGTCGAAGTCGACATCCGCCCAGAGGATCTGCGCGTTGATACCTATCGGTCGAGTGGTGCTGGTGGACAACACGTAAACAAAACCGATTCGGCGGTACGCATTACTCACCTGCCAACTGGGATTGTTGTTGCATGCCAAAACGAACGTTCGCAACATCGCAATCGCGCAATGGCCATGAAAGTGTTGCGGGCTAAACTCTATGAAGTCGAGCTCGAAAAACAAAAAGAGAAAATGGAGGATCTGCACAAGAGTAAAAAGGACATCGCCTGGGGAAGTCAAATCCGTTCGTATGTCCTTCATCCCTATCGTATGGTCAAGGACCATCGCACAGGAGCAGAAGTCGGCAATACAGATGCGGTGCTGGATGGAGACATTGATACATTTATCGAAGCCTATTTGCTCCACCGCATAGCTGCATAA
- the lnt gene encoding apolipoprotein N-acyltransferase has protein sequence MTLSLRSSSRYSFSPMAVVTSLSGAFLSGVLLALAFPKIDFSFLAWIAFVPLLWLVQEQTPRKAFGYGFAAGMGFYLGTVYWVVHTIGLYSNIPPLVAVGPLLLMCMILASYTGAFAAGLRFYQQRKGSIAVFGPILWVTLEWLRSFFFIGFPWVKLGYSQYPHLNLMQVAEFTGIYGVSALVIFVNLVIFTLLFSSSSRRWPLFLSLVVLIGGLYSWGMWRREQLAALPIAHKLRVGLIQGNIPQDTKWNPNFQEETMVRYEQLTRQAVAQGAEFIVWPETAAPFYFQSSLPPHMPDREKEEAYQERLLRLARELQTPILFGSPAFTVDGQKVSMFNRAYLLSSTAEVLSSYDKIQLVPFGEYVPFHSLLFFLDKLVVGIGDFAAGTTTTVFTLPQTKFGVLICYEGIFPALTRQFVAQGAEMLVNITNDAWFGRTSAPYQHLVMEAVRTIENRVPLIRAANTGFSAVVGIDGQIHNRTNLYETTILVEDLSWPQVRSFYSRYGDVFVWFCVVSTGLMLGYSWVKQR, from the coding sequence ATGACTCTTTCCCTTCGTTCTTCCTCGCGATACAGTTTTTCCCCTATGGCTGTAGTCACCTCCCTCAGCGGTGCTTTCCTGAGCGGTGTTTTACTTGCTTTGGCATTCCCCAAAATCGATTTCAGCTTCTTGGCTTGGATCGCTTTTGTCCCACTCCTTTGGCTTGTACAAGAGCAGACTCCACGAAAAGCATTTGGTTATGGTTTTGCCGCAGGTATGGGATTTTATCTTGGTACTGTGTATTGGGTCGTACACACCATCGGTTTGTATAGCAACATTCCTCCACTCGTGGCTGTCGGTCCGCTGCTACTAATGTGTATGATCCTCGCTTCGTATACCGGCGCTTTCGCTGCAGGACTGCGATTCTACCAACAGCGCAAGGGATCGATCGCCGTGTTTGGTCCCATTCTATGGGTGACACTTGAATGGTTACGCTCGTTTTTCTTTATCGGATTTCCGTGGGTCAAGCTTGGGTACTCTCAATATCCTCACTTGAACCTCATGCAGGTGGCTGAGTTTACCGGTATCTATGGGGTTTCCGCGCTCGTTATTTTCGTCAACCTGGTAATTTTTACCCTTCTCTTTTCCTCTTCGTCACGACGATGGCCCCTCTTCCTCTCTCTCGTTGTGCTCATTGGCGGGCTTTACTCGTGGGGAATGTGGCGACGTGAGCAGTTAGCTGCTCTGCCAATCGCTCATAAACTCCGAGTTGGCCTCATTCAGGGAAACATCCCGCAAGACACCAAATGGAACCCAAATTTTCAAGAAGAAACGATGGTCCGTTACGAACAACTTACCAGACAAGCAGTGGCTCAAGGTGCAGAGTTCATCGTTTGGCCGGAGACCGCAGCGCCCTTTTATTTTCAATCCTCACTCCCACCGCATATGCCGGACCGTGAGAAAGAAGAAGCCTATCAAGAACGACTTCTTCGTCTCGCAAGAGAACTGCAGACACCTATCTTGTTTGGTAGTCCCGCCTTTACCGTAGACGGACAAAAAGTGTCAATGTTTAATCGGGCGTATTTGCTCTCATCTACAGCGGAAGTTCTCAGCTCGTATGACAAAATCCAACTCGTGCCCTTTGGCGAGTATGTTCCTTTTCATAGTTTGTTATTCTTTCTCGATAAATTGGTTGTCGGTATCGGTGACTTCGCTGCTGGAACAACCACCACGGTGTTTACGTTACCCCAAACAAAGTTCGGCGTCTTAATCTGTTACGAAGGAATTTTTCCAGCCCTCACTCGTCAGTTTGTCGCCCAAGGCGCAGAAATGCTCGTGAATATCACCAATGATGCCTGGTTTGGCCGCACGTCTGCTCCATATCAACATCTTGTGATGGAAGCGGTGCGCACCATTGAAAATCGCGTCCCGCTGATTCGGGCAGCCAATACAGGCTTCTCTGCTGTTGTCGGTATTGATGGACAGATTCACAACCGCACGAATTTGTACGAAACGACAATCCTGGTTGAAGACCTGAGCTGGCCACAGGTCAGGAGCTTTTACTCACGATACGGCGATGTCTTCGTCTGGTTCTGTGTTGTAAGCACCGGTCTCATGCTAGGATATAGCTGGGTAAAACAAAGATAA
- a CDS encoding F0F1 ATP synthase subunit epsilon, with protein MAETLRLRIVTPERQVFDEEVDEVTAPGTVGEFGVLPNHVTFLSSLQPGRLLYKQKGQTHTLVVGRGFAEVSDNTMTVLADSAEEIGSINAERARVALQKAEESLRNLSPTDPTFAELDAARRRAQARIEIAGAGH; from the coding sequence ATGGCAGAAACTCTTCGTCTCCGTATTGTGACTCCCGAGCGACAGGTGTTCGATGAAGAAGTTGATGAAGTCACCGCGCCCGGAACTGTCGGTGAGTTTGGAGTGCTTCCTAATCACGTGACTTTTCTCTCGTCTCTGCAGCCTGGACGCTTGCTGTATAAGCAGAAAGGTCAGACGCACACACTGGTTGTTGGGCGTGGATTTGCTGAAGTGTCGGATAACACCATGACGGTGCTTGCTGATAGTGCCGAAGAAATCGGCTCTATCAATGCTGAACGTGCACGAGTTGCACTACAGAAAGCGGAAGAGAGTCTGAGGAATCTTTCTCCGACTGATCCAACCTTTGCTGAGCTTGATGCGGCACGCCGCCGGGCGCAGGCGCGTATTGAGATTGCTGGGGCTGGTCACTGA
- the atpD gene encoding F0F1 ATP synthase subunit beta — protein sequence MLMNVGKITQVLGAVVDVEFENSALPPIYNALQVTNPTVSDREWNLILEVAQHLGENTVRCIAMDSTEGLVRGTPARDTGNVITVPVGEETLGRILNVVGEPVDQGASLDHVKRSPIHRPAPSFADQATEVKILETGIKVVDLLAPYPLGGKVGLFGGAGVGKTVILMELISNIATQHGGYSVFGGVGERTREGNDLWLEMKESGVINKTALVYGQMNEPPGARARVALSALTVAEYFRDVEHKDVLLFVDNIFRFVQANSEVSTLLGRIPSAVGYQPTLSTDVGDLQERITSTKNGSITSVQAIYVPADDLTDPAPATTFAHLDATTVLSRQIAELGIYPAVDPLDSTSRMLDPNVIGEEHYQVARRVQEILQRYKDLQDIIAILGIDELSEEDKIVVSRARKVQRFLSQPFHVAEQFTNIKGAYVKVKDTIRSFKELVDGNYDDLPEQAFYMVGTIEDAKEKAQRLAAQ from the coding sequence ATTCTCATGAACGTCGGAAAGATCACGCAGGTGCTCGGAGCAGTCGTCGATGTCGAGTTCGAGAACAGTGCACTGCCACCTATTTACAATGCGCTGCAGGTGACGAATCCAACTGTCAGTGACAGAGAATGGAACCTGATTCTCGAAGTCGCGCAACACTTAGGTGAAAATACCGTTCGCTGTATCGCCATGGACAGCACCGAAGGTCTGGTTCGTGGCACTCCGGCTCGTGACACTGGCAATGTCATTACCGTCCCTGTCGGAGAAGAGACGCTCGGACGTATCCTCAATGTCGTTGGTGAGCCAGTGGACCAGGGCGCCTCACTCGATCACGTGAAACGTTCGCCTATTCACCGTCCGGCACCGAGCTTTGCCGATCAGGCGACTGAAGTCAAAATCCTTGAGACCGGTATTAAAGTCGTTGACTTGCTCGCCCCCTACCCGCTCGGCGGAAAAGTCGGACTCTTCGGCGGTGCGGGTGTCGGCAAGACTGTTATTCTCATGGAGTTGATTAGCAACATCGCTACCCAGCACGGTGGTTACTCCGTGTTTGGTGGTGTCGGCGAGCGTACCCGTGAAGGCAATGACCTGTGGCTCGAAATGAAAGAGTCAGGCGTTATCAACAAAACTGCCCTTGTGTATGGGCAGATGAATGAGCCGCCCGGTGCACGTGCTCGTGTCGCGCTTTCCGCCTTAACTGTGGCTGAGTATTTCCGCGATGTTGAACACAAGGACGTGCTGTTGTTCGTCGATAACATCTTTCGCTTCGTGCAAGCGAACTCAGAAGTGTCGACGCTCCTGGGACGTATTCCTTCGGCAGTTGGTTATCAGCCCACGTTGTCGACCGACGTCGGTGATTTGCAAGAGCGCATCACGTCAACGAAGAATGGCTCGATCACCTCAGTGCAAGCCATTTACGTCCCTGCTGACGACTTGACTGACCCAGCGCCAGCCACGACTTTCGCTCACCTTGATGCGACCACCGTGCTGTCGCGGCAGATTGCCGAATTGGGCATCTACCCAGCCGTGGACCCGTTGGACTCCACCTCGCGTATGCTTGATCCTAACGTCATCGGTGAAGAGCACTACCAAGTCGCTCGTCGGGTGCAAGAAATTCTGCAACGCTACAAAGACCTGCAAGACATCATCGCCATTCTTGGAATCGACGAATTGTCAGAAGAAGACAAAATCGTCGTCTCGCGGGCGCGCAAAGTGCAGCGCTTCCTCTCACAGCCGTTCCACGTGGCCGAACAGTTCACCAACATTAAGGGTGCATATGTGAAGGTGAAAGACACGATCCGCAGCTTCAAAGAATTGGTTGATGGCAACTATGACGACCTGCCTGAGCAAGCATTCTACATGGTCGGCACCATCGAAGATGCGAAGGAAAAGGCCCAGCGGTTGGCAGCGCAATAA
- the atpG gene encoding ATP synthase F1 subunit gamma produces MATLKAIRRRVSSVRNIQQITKAMKMVSAARLRRAQEAAIAARPYAEKLEAVLQNLSAGQEIAHPLLATREEKNIDLLIVTSDRGLCGGFNSNLIRMAEAFIREHPEQKVTLSIVGRRGYDYFKRRSHAIGEHHTDVSGRLNSALAHDIGVRLSQRFTSGETDGVYVLYARFRSAVAQIPTIDKVLPIVAKERTSTQAPTEYLYEPQPQELLETLLGRYIDMLIYRAMLESVASEHGARMTAMDNATNNAVDMISRLTLDMNRARQAGITRELLEIVSTSESLKG; encoded by the coding sequence ATGGCAACGCTCAAAGCAATCCGCCGGCGCGTCTCGTCGGTCCGCAACATCCAGCAGATCACCAAAGCGATGAAGATGGTCTCTGCAGCCCGGCTACGCCGTGCTCAAGAAGCCGCAATCGCTGCGCGCCCGTATGCAGAAAAACTCGAAGCCGTCTTACAAAATCTGTCGGCAGGACAAGAGATTGCGCACCCGTTACTCGCCACCCGCGAGGAGAAAAATATCGATTTATTGATCGTGACTTCTGACCGCGGTTTGTGTGGTGGGTTTAACTCCAACTTGATTCGCATGGCCGAAGCGTTCATTCGAGAGCATCCTGAACAAAAAGTGACGCTCTCGATTGTCGGTCGGCGTGGCTATGATTATTTCAAGCGCCGCTCGCATGCTATTGGTGAGCATCATACCGATGTCTCTGGCCGTCTGAATTCAGCTTTGGCACATGATATTGGAGTGCGGCTGAGCCAACGCTTCACCAGTGGTGAGACTGACGGTGTGTATGTATTGTATGCACGCTTTCGTTCGGCGGTCGCACAAATACCCACGATTGATAAGGTGCTGCCGATCGTTGCCAAAGAACGGACGTCGACCCAAGCGCCGACGGAATATCTCTACGAGCCGCAACCGCAAGAGTTGCTCGAAACGTTGCTCGGTCGCTATATCGACATGCTTATCTATCGAGCGATGCTTGAGTCGGTGGCGAGTGAGCATGGCGCACGCATGACGGCGATGGACAATGCGACCAATAATGCAGTCGACATGATTAGCCGTTTGACGCTCGATATGAACCGCGCTCGCCAGGCGGGTATTACACGCGAACTATTGGAAATTGTTTCTACCAGTGAGTCACTAAAAGGATAA